The Triticum aestivum cultivar Chinese Spring chromosome 3A, IWGSC CS RefSeq v2.1, whole genome shotgun sequence genome includes a region encoding these proteins:
- the LOC123061766 gene encoding protein PLASTID TRANSCRIPTIONALLY ACTIVE 7 isoform X1, with amino-acid sequence MAMAMAASFAARHHHGHLAAGLPSTPQSGGRTSRSAATISMKAQKKQSSEPGSGKGGGDGRVSGGRRVWRRRKLTKEDDMLRYKLDRIPFLEEKVRKVRENGKLVCLDINQLMLSQENRFAFTMEVAEEANAYLEKHRHEYGLKKPILHVLSDRMNEAGFSRPEGYLYPYPIKPGPYFIKEEGN; translated from the exons ATGGCCATGGCAATGGCCGCTTCCTTCGCCGCCCGCCACCACCACgggcacctcgccgccggcctcccctccaCCCCTCAATCGGGCGGAAGGACTAGCCGCAGCGCTGCCACCATCTCCATGAAGGCTCAG AAAAAGCAGAGCAGTGAGCCTGGAAGTGGGAAGGGGGGCGGGGACGGGCGAGTAAGCGGTGGGCGGCGAGTGTGGCGTCGCCGGAAACTG ACCAAAGAGGATGACATGTTGCGTTACAAGTTGGATCGTATCCCTTTCTTAGAAGAGAAAGTGAGAAAAGTAAGGGAAAATGGGAAGCTTGTGTGCTTGGATATCAACCAGCTCATGTTATCTCAAGAGAACAGATTCGCATTCACAATGGAGGTGGCAGAAGAAGCTAACGCCTATCTTGAGAAGCACAGGCATGAGTATGGATTGAAAAAACCTATACTGCATGTGCTTAGCGATCGTATGAATGAAGCTGGATTTTCTCGGCCAGAGGGTTACCTTTATCCTTATCCTATCAAGCCTGGGCCTTATTTCATAAAAGAAGAAGGGAATTGA
- the LOC123061766 gene encoding protein PLASTID TRANSCRIPTIONALLY ACTIVE 7 isoform X2, which produces MAMAMAASFAARHHHGHLAAGLPSTPQSGGRTSRSAATISMKAQSSEPGSGKGGGDGRVSGGRRVWRRRKLTKEDDMLRYKLDRIPFLEEKVRKVRENGKLVCLDINQLMLSQENRFAFTMEVAEEANAYLEKHRHEYGLKKPILHVLSDRMNEAGFSRPEGYLYPYPIKPGPYFIKEEGN; this is translated from the exons ATGGCCATGGCAATGGCCGCTTCCTTCGCCGCCCGCCACCACCACgggcacctcgccgccggcctcccctccaCCCCTCAATCGGGCGGAAGGACTAGCCGCAGCGCTGCCACCATCTCCATGAAGGCTCAG AGCAGTGAGCCTGGAAGTGGGAAGGGGGGCGGGGACGGGCGAGTAAGCGGTGGGCGGCGAGTGTGGCGTCGCCGGAAACTG ACCAAAGAGGATGACATGTTGCGTTACAAGTTGGATCGTATCCCTTTCTTAGAAGAGAAAGTGAGAAAAGTAAGGGAAAATGGGAAGCTTGTGTGCTTGGATATCAACCAGCTCATGTTATCTCAAGAGAACAGATTCGCATTCACAATGGAGGTGGCAGAAGAAGCTAACGCCTATCTTGAGAAGCACAGGCATGAGTATGGATTGAAAAAACCTATACTGCATGTGCTTAGCGATCGTATGAATGAAGCTGGATTTTCTCGGCCAGAGGGTTACCTTTATCCTTATCCTATCAAGCCTGGGCCTTATTTCATAAAAGAAGAAGGGAATTGA